Part of the Citrus sinensis cultivar Valencia sweet orange chromosome 2, DVS_A1.0, whole genome shotgun sequence genome, TGTATATATGCTCTGAACAAGTTTTTGATGGAATAGCTGAATTGAAGAAGCTTTCGTTGGAGATggttttttttaagttgataTTTATGGAATTGCAACAGCCACTAATGTGTttctttactaattttttgggtGTTTGGCTAGATGAAATTTAAACTGATGTTGTAAATTTCTATGGATTAATTGTTATATGGTGTTTTTCATATTTGCTATGTAATAGGATTTGTATGAATACAAAAATGTTGGTGTGAGCCTTAGCTGTGATGTGGGCTTATTACTAAGTTTATGAAAACTTATTATAACAAGCCAAATTGTAGAAATAGTTCGCATGAATTTTACATATGGCGGCAGCAATAGtgtaataaaaatgataatattagttgtcataataatgataataataattattaataatatatatatatatatattttttttgacaaCATGCAGGATATGTGgtttattgtaaataaaaattagaattaatggCGACATTTAGTTGCTTGTTGCTATGTAATTTATAGCCACATTCATAGGCTTGTAGTGGAAAGTTTGGAAGCACATGATCTTTTTAACCACAATCATTATAAGTTGTCATATGATATTTAACAATGTTCATATCTTTTTCAACAACGTGAATTGCGCGTAGTCGAAAGTTACCTACTTTTCGCTACATCAAGAACCGCAACGCTTAGATGCTTGTTGTGATATCCCTTCTACAACACTCTTTGCCTGTTGTTATAtactatttttcttgtagtgtagTGAGGAAAGGCCACAAGATTGCAAAACAAGAAgcaaaatatttgatatcttACTTGATTCTCTTAATCACCATCATAATTATctcatttcaatataaatatacGGTAGGATTTTCCCATCTTAAATCATTAAACAAGATAGTTTTGGTCTAGGGAAAACTTAAAGTAGATTATGACTAAATTATTTGGGCATGTAGCCCTAGGCTTCACCTTCTCTTCACTTGGTTTATGGCGTCTTTTCAATAACATCAAGCTCCACTCTCTACACCCAAATTCCTTCACATCTCCCCCATGGTTtccttcaaaaataataaggcACATAGAGCTCTTCTCCTTAATGGCAGTGAGCTCAATCTTCATAGCCTCTGATCTTTATTGGGGCTTCCGAATACCCTTACATAACTCAGATCTAATTATACCGTTAAATCGTGTTCGCCATTTTGAGCATGCAACAATCTCACTAAATTTCTTCACTTATGCAGCCTTTGCTATAATTCTCGACAAAATTGGCTCCAAAGCTCATTATGCTCTAACACTTTTCCTTGAAGCAATAGCCTTTGGGCAAGAGCTTCTTCTCATTCATTTTCACTCAGCTGACCACAAGGGTGTTGAAAGCCAATACCATTTGCTTTTACAAATTATCCTTCTTGTTTCTTTGATCACAACCCTAATGACCATCGGCCACCCGCAAAACTTCTTGCTTAGCTTTGTTAGGTCAACTAGTATTACGTTCAATGGTGTTTGGCTCATAGTTACCGGCTTCATGCTTTGGACTCCAGCGCTTATACCTAAGGGCTGCTTCATCAATCTTGAAGAGGAGCATCAAGTTGTTAGATGCCTTGGTGATGAGGATTTACTCCGAGCTAAGTCATTGGTGAACCTTCAATTCAGCTGGTTTTTGATTGCAATCACAGTGTTTTCAGTCTCTTCTTATTTGGTTTTGGACAAAATTTATGATGAAAAGCTTGATTATTCAACCTTGAGTTGAAAAGAAGATGGTTCTTTTTTAACATAGGCATATTGAACGAAGGCAAAATGTTTGATATAATGAATCAGCTGCTCGACGATTTGCCTGTATGAGAGCAATTTGTAATATCACCAGCAGCCCACTGTCTACAGCTTGTATAGTCATGTGGCATTTAATATGATGTGCGAAGGTGACAAGGATGAGTGACTCAGCAGGAGCTCATCCAGAAATATTTAGAGCAAAGAAGACAAAACAGCCTTTAAAATCAACCATTAGATTATATCAGCCTTAAGCTGCTTACACCAGCTGTATGTTGTACTTGCTTAtcttgaacaaaaataaataatatatcttGTATCTATTACCATTAATTGAGAAATGAATCAATTAGATATATACTgagtttattatattaatccaatgttttattgctttgagTATCTAGCATTagtttcttcatttaattaacttggTAGAGAATTCCAAATCATGGAACATTCTTATGTATTTGAATCCTGGAAATCAGGAAGAGGTAACTATTAATTAACACCATTAACACTGCTTCGCACACCAGCCAAGTGATCCATGAACAATCTTCAAACTCCGCACCACAAACTCCGGCCAAAGCACTaatctctttcattttcttagttCCTATCGAACCTGATGACGGGACTGATTTTATCGTCTGACAGATACAGGTCTTGGCTGCCGTTCGTGGGTTATTGGCTTGTTCCTCTCCCTGACCCTATTTTTTCGTTGAATCTTTGaatcaaaatgagaatgatttcaattgggctaaaattttattaaatcactaaaagaaattaacaaagaGCAAAAGCAATCTAGAAAAGCATTATGAGCTTTGGTTTTAAAAGAAAGCTGAGTAGCACCCCTCACCGTTACATATTATGATCCTCGAACAAACAATAACCGTAAAGAAAAGTGCTTGCATGCAAACTTATTTGAATCACAACACTAGTGACTAAACCATCATATAGATTTGGTTGCCACGAGCTTGAGAGGCTTTTTCTTGTGCTGGGTAAGACCAGGCGTAGCCTCAAAATCCAAGTCATCAATCTTCATTCCATGAGGCATTTTCCAATCAAATTTGTAAAGAAGATTGGCAAGTGCGAGCTCCACACTGGGCAATGCTATAGTTATCCCTGGACAAATTCTTCTGCCGGAACCAAATGGTATAAATTCAAAGTTTTGTCCTCCCATATCAATGTTAGACCCCACAAATCTCTCAGGAATAAATTTGTCTGGCTTATCCCAAACTTGAGGGTCCCTTCCTATTGCCCACACGTTAACTAAAACCATTGTCTCAGCTGGTATGTGATAACCATCGATAACGCACCTTTCTGTTGTTGCCTTTGGGATGAATTGAGCCGCTGGTTGAATCCTCATTGTCTCTTTGATTACAGCATTGATATACTCTAATCTTGGAATATCATCTTCATCTACAAACCCTTTATCTTTAGCCACACTTGTAACTTCTTCTTGAGCCTTCTTCATTGCTTCAGGATTCTTCATTAGGTGGGTCATAGCCATTTCAATAGTAACTTTACTTGTGTCCGTGGCACCTATAAATATTTCCTGCATATATGCAAATTAAAGCACATGTATTAAGCAAGTGCATTATACGAGAAATGGCAAACCAAAATTGATGATTCGAACTGGGGTGGCCAGGTATACTTGAGAACCACTCGGCCAAGTACGTCAGTGGGGAACAGCTAGatgagaaataaattaatttttggtaaAAGGAATAGATTATGTATGTACCATGATTGCTGCTTTGACATCATCCAATGTCAGATCACCAGCTTTAGTGAGATTAAGTAAGTCGTCGATTAAGTCCCCTTGCTGACGAGCAGCTTGTGGTCGCTTTGGATCCAAATGGTCATCGATGAGTTGTTGATAATATCGATCACAATCTTTGAAATGATTTTGGAGACGGCGATGCATTCCTGTGATTCTATCGAGGCAATTACcgatgaaagaaaaagagcagTCTGAGAAAAAAATGGTCCCAGACAGGAGCTGAGTTTCCGCAAGAAGATAATCCAATCTATTTACAGCTGCTGGGCCATCATCTTCAAAGCGCTTCCTAAAAGTgactctaaaaataatattacgtACGCAAGTCATCGCTATCTCGCTTAAGTTGATTGGCACTTTGGATGAACCATCTTCATCAGCGGCATCGCCTAGCTTTGATATTTTTTCAACCATACGGAAAATCTCATCCTTTCGAACTCGACGAAATTGCTCAATTCTATTAGAGTTAAGCAAATAGGTGACAAATCTTTTCCTCATGTCTCTCCATTCATTGTAATGTGGGGTAAAAGTGACGCCCAAGTAATTGTAAGATAGCGTTTGCAGGCCAAGCAAAACTGGCCTGCCAGCAAATTGAAGATCGTGAGTTTTGAAGGCCTCTTTAACCAATTTTACTGAAGAAATTACTATGGCTGGTCTAAAAGCAAGACGCAGAGAAAAGATGGGACCATATTGTTTAGAAAGTttccataaataaaatgcaaggTTTGTGGCATCGAACTGGTGGAGGTTACCGATTATGGGGAGACCAGGAGGGCCAGGTGGAAATTTAGCGCTTGTGTTTTTTCTGTGTTTTTGGAGAAGAAACAATAGAAAGATGGGAAGACCAAAAAGGATCCCAAGAACAAGTAGAGccattcctttttttcttggcAACTAGCTAGGTATTCTTGTGCAGTACAACAACAACAGACCTTTgccaatttatatataatgaaacATAGGCGGATTGAAGCCtatattttttggtaattaattGAGTTACGGatctaatgaattaatgtgaTGATTTTATACAATGAGGGCACTTAAGatttttataaggataaaacaAGAAGCCCGATTAGACTCATCAATGGTGATAGCTGTTGAAATATTGACTTGAATAAGGGAAATTATTAAAGCGTGAAGGTCAAAATTGAAGGTGGCGGCAAATTGCACGTGCAAGTTGTTTGCAAAGTGTGCATGGCTTAAATGCATGCAAACAGTGGCGGCGCCACTTGAGAGCTAGCAGGGGCTTCAGCCCCTacttgattttgaaaaataattaaatccattttattttttaatagatttacaAGAACGTTcctgataaatttttaaaataactaagaTACCAATGCTCTGATACAAcgttttgagaaaaaaaacaaaaacaaaatcaaatcccCAACCCGTCATCAATACTTTGCCAAAAAAAATCTCTGGTATCAATTTCGTACCTTTGCAGctttttatattaatgattGGGATTGATTAACTTATTCGAATTGTTAAGCACCTTTGCTActtgatgatttaatattCTGAGTTTTTAATTGGTTTATgtttttttgaattgaataatATTCTTAGCTTTTAACTTATTGTATTTGTGGCAATGCTTCGTGGGTTGATAAAGTGGCAAAGGAGCTAAAATGGTTGTTGGCAATGCTAGCTccttaattttaactttactaattattataaataataaaataacaatgcTATGGGTGAGATTAAGaaggataaattattttatttatttatttattagtgacATTAACATTGATTTTACCAGTTACCACAACTACAGTAGAAAAGacattttcaattataaattttgtgaaaaatcatCTGCGAAATTAGATGGAAGATCACTAGTTGAATGATAGACTTCTTATATAcatagaaaaagaataaattcttATAGTCTTGATAATGAGGTTATTCTTCAATGTTTTTAACATATGAAACCACGTTGAAAACAGTTATAAgtgtattgtattaaatattttaataaatttttattttaatataagttatttgttaatcattttcttaaattaagttactatttaaatttagctcctgctaaaaataatttctggCACCGCCATTGCATGCAAATGAAATTTAGTTGCAAATTCTCACGTGGTCTTTGTCCATTATGAATGATCGGCGGTTCATGCTTTATTTGTCAATATTTGCATATGGAAAGGGAGGCTTTTTCATCGGATTTTGGACTGCAAGTGTTGAAGCTCAAGGTCACTCATACATATAGAGCTTCATTTCGAGAGAGAAAAGCATTCCAAATTTTGAGAGTTAATAGCATTAGTAAGTATACTCTTCAAGAGTGTAAAAAGAGCACTTCCCTGGGTGCAAAAGGGATCATTTAGGTGTGTTGAATAATTGGGATTTAAGAGTAGTTTCTAATTTTGTAACTCCTATTTGTAagtaaaaattatctttaaaatctttgtCTGTAGACGTACATTTTAAGCTGAACcacaaaaattattgtgtcctctttttttttttgtatttgtttttcatcacatttatatttcttaagAAGTTACAATCatcataatattgataattgcTCAACCCGCGCTTCGGCAACAATAGCATCGTGTGCTACTTTTTGGCCAAGTACGTACGCACATCTCCGTCTCTTGCATAAACTCTGACTACGTATGTTGTCCTAAAATACCTTTactgagaaaaaaatatgagaaaGAAGGAAAGAATGTTGAATTTTCTTAGCAAACATTTGATACTGACTGCATTTCCGCGCGCACATGTAATTCATGGTGACAGCTGACTAGAACATTCACTGCATTTGAATgttatagaaagaaaattttgctATTCTCACAGAGATGATGAGAAATTTCAatgttcaaaagaataaataggAGAATTACTCAATCTTGGTGGCTTTATACGGTTTCATTTTCACTCATCAcaccatttaattttatgatgtaATTCAATGACAGTACGTAATTTCATCAGCTCATGCTTAACAAGTAGTACTGAAATACTTTCACTGAGAATGAATAGGAGAAAAGGGAAAgattattgaattttcttacCAAATATTTGATACATGTTGCCTTTCCTATGGCAGGTAATGGTGACAACTGACTGGAAAATTCACTACATTCATGGTTATAGAAAGAAAGTTATTCTATTCTCACAAAGATGATGATGAGAAAATTCCATTTTGAAAAGAGTAAATAGGAGACTTATTCAAGCTTGGTGACTTTAATTGGTTTCATGTTCACTCGTCACGCAACGTCATAGATTCTAAAAGAGGAAATGCTAGCCAGTTACCCTCAAATTTGACATCATGAGAATTTAGCCAGTGGATTCAGCTAAATTAAAgggaactttaaaaaaaaaaaagaaaaaaagaaaattacacgTGAGATTTTGACAAAGAGTCGGACCTGAGGGCTTCTAAATAAGGGTCCTTGCTCTTTCCTGGAAAATATGTAGGAAAGGAGCATATTTAGCCATCCAACAATGTTTTacacaaaataacttatttggACTTCTAGCCACTCGGCCTTTGGCTGAGTGGTCAAGGCTGCTGCCCTCCAAGTTGGAGGGTAGCAGTTCGAACCCCCACAAAAGTATTGTGGGGGTATTTCAtttctcaattaaaaattgagtgaaggcaatctttttctttaccCATGAATGAGGAGTGgacatccctcgaatatttatGAGGATTAAAATCTGGACAGAGCTCCATTAGCATTGATGTAAGTTGGTCCCAGTAATaatctgatttgtaaatatcagttatattctcatgtaatatgagttgtaatctgagcaatagtctcatgtaatcaaaaaaaacttatttggACTTCTCTCAATAGTAGGCAATTCGTACTTCACTTGTATGATCAATATTAGGCAACTTGTACTTGACTTGTATGATCAACGTTACAGGCAATCAATTTCCTTGGAAATAATTAGTTCCAAATTTGTAGGGATGTCAATCTACTTGTCGGTAAACGTGTCATATTTATCCCGtatgttgttttcttttctttttctttttttaatgtttcattcaatataataaataaaatatggtaTTCAAAAGTTATAGTGGATCAAAGTGGTAAATATAGTTTCTGAGAGTGACGAAAATGTCCTTCATATATTCACAGCCTATAAGATGGCGATATTCGTCACAGTTTTGCCAAATTCCATCATTAGGATATTTaagtttcattttcaaatttcttttagaaattttagatatttcatcattttgtaaAAAAGCTCGAATGCAGTCGTGTCTCTCGTGAAGCAAATCTCAAAGTGTCAAAGTGGGAGAGCCATCtcattgttttaaattaatatggaAAAAGTAGCCGACATGCTCTTCagtaatatgatttaataaagtTAGTGTGCAATTTGCTATTAAACTTTgtgaaataataaagttaGTGTTCGATTAACTATAAAGTTATGTGATTTAATAACATTTCCGTATGAAAAAAATGGGGACGCCTATAACACCACAAGTTTAACACATGCGAAGCATGAGGTAAAGAGGGTtatttataaatcataatCCTTACAAACAAAACCTCAAActaaaatatctcaaattttattaattcgaTCCATAAATCCACAAGTCGAATGCTAAATATTTTCTCCTAAAGacataaatttaacaaaagtctcaaaactCCCTAATTACAAgttcaaaagataaataaacttaaaggaaacaaaagtTCGTCATTCTCTTATTCAACAAGCAAAAGTAAATGAATCTTTAGCTCCATAAATAAGCACATCTCTCAACTCTCAACAAGTTACTCAAtctgcaaaaagtaatgaGAATGGGTGAGCCGTCAACTTAATAAGTAAAATCATTCTCAACATACTAGGGTTATCAAGTACCAAAAGTATTGCAAGcccttttttattaaaacatacattagaagtaataaattttataaaatgacatGTTATAATGAAAGGAGAAAAATTCATAAGAAGTTCATAATATCAAAAGcataattaatcattaaaataaatagtataaCACTTATTTGGGTTGGGTTCGGATCAACCCGATCAGGTTTCGGGTTGGTCGGGTTGGATGAATTCCGAACTCCACCCGAACGTATATTCGGATCGGGTTAAAAAATCAAGTGGAgatcggatcggattggaTTCAGATTAGATGGGGTTCAGATTAGATTAAGGTTGATTCAGGTCGGGTGAAATCAGATCAAATAGGATTCAGGTCAATTCGGGTTTATGCAATTTTGagctattttttcttttctcgaCATTTTTagattgtttttttaaactgcttttcttaattata contains:
- the LOC107174435 gene encoding uncharacterized protein LOC107174435, with product MAVSSIFIASDLYWGFRIPLHNSDLIIPLNRVRHFEHATISLNFFTYAAFAIILDKIGSKAHYALTLFLEAIAFGQELLLIHFHSADHKGVESQYHLLLQIILLVSLITTLMTIGHPQNFLLSFVRSTSITFNGVWLIVTGFMLWTPALIPKGCFINLEEEHQVVRCLGDEDLLRAKSLVNLQFSWFLIAITVFSVSSYLVLDKIYDEKLDYSTLS
- the LOC127899840 gene encoding cytochrome P450 83B1-like, with translation MALLVLGILFGLPIFLLFLLQKHRKNTSAKFPPGPPGLPIIGNLHQFDATNLAFYLWKLSKQYGPIFSLRLAFRPAIVISSVKLVKEAFKTHDLQFAGRPVLLGLQTLSYNYLGVTFTPHYNEWRDMRKRFVTYLLNSNRIEQFRRVRKDEIFRMVEKISKLGDAADEDGSSKVPINLSEIAMTCVRNIIFRVTFRKRFEDDGPAAVNRLDYLLAETQLLSGTIFFSDCSFSFIGNCLDRITGMHRRLQNHFKDCDRYYQQLIDDHLDPKRPQAARQQGDLIDDLLNLTKAGDLTLDDVKAAIMEIFIGATDTSKVTIEMAMTHLMKNPEAMKKAQEEVTSVAKDKGFVDEDDIPRLEYINAVIKETMRIQPAAQFIPKATTERCVIDGYHIPAETMVLVNVWAIGRDPQVWDKPDKFIPERFVGSNIDMGGQNFEFIPFGSGRRICPGITIALPSVELALANLLYKFDWKMPHGMKIDDLDFEATPGLTQHKKKPLKLVATKSI